A region of Flavobacterium album DNA encodes the following proteins:
- a CDS encoding YDG domain-containing protein: MMKLLHQSALKGLFTLGLFLTAMVSWGQVLISAHNTDFTTSLNGWNGTLPSGFTWSGGNYVGTASATNGGVYAISNAGFGYRASSSVTNCTLTGTFKNTTGTAITSLEIEYKAFTISDDSRVNAWTVTSSLGSVSGLTWNQTETNTPSSPALKTVTLTGLNIANNGTFTVTWTGDRGTGSGSSPLIGVKDIRVKSLPSFSTSSDIIRNTSFTEPANINYISYQGTDITAANSIEVGKFDIRDGGGSADSDTNGTILSGITFTVTNNAPIKRLALYDGATEVGEIALSSATAAFTGISLTAPDGGTKTFSLRAIFNATVTDNTAFSFAVTGVTTGAGSSAFTAATTGGTVKTLNTGDNNKIEVTADRLAFGTQPATTTVNAAMANVTVKAVDANNSTDLDYSGSVALTSSGTLTGAPVTVAVAAGTGIATFTGLTHTVGGTGLILTAQRAATNDWSVTSNTFTINKLSQTISGFTSNITKIYGDADFTLGATASSGLDVVYTSSDESVATITGNTVTILKNGTITITATQPGNGVYSTAASVPRTLTVSKKQLTVTGAVAQSKIYDGSVDAVITGAALSGGVVGSDDVTLDALYVAEFNNKNIGTAKPVESAFQLAGAQAGRYTLTDPTGLAADITAKELTIAGISIADKDFDSDTDATITGIPVLVGVVGSEDVTLNSSAAIAVFDNIGPNATIPVTVSGYALNGVDKANYTLTQPQGLTANINETGLANQTITFNEPDAVTYGDAPFTLNATASSGLTVTYTSSDENVATVSGNTVTITGSGSVTITAYQEGNGTYNPASAVAQGLMVNKKTITVTNPSITDKVYDKTTSALATGTLSGLVSSDEGLVGLTGAGIFASDDVANGIVVTTYYSISGTRAYNYILTQPGDQTGNILPAELTLSSATAANKVYDGTNPAVISGTLTGIFAGDTVTYNGTGTFATVDVATGIEVTSTTTLTGADAGNYYLTQPTGLTADITAKTITVTAIAENKEYDRTTDAVITVTAVNGLAVGDVVTAIGAGTFNNFNVGTDKPVTIALTLTGDDAANYTLTQPTGLTADITAKNLTVTSADVIDRAYNGTTNATITNAVLDGIVAGDEAAVTIVAGTFAQAAPGTDIAVSNLVLSGTAAGNYSLTQPTGLSGDITGTVITLSGAAAQNKIYDGTTDAVITGTLTGVAPGDIVTFTGTGTFASKDVGNGIEVTPSITLGGEDAMFYILTQPTGLTANITKKTLTVTATAENKVYDRTTDAVITVASINGIVDGDDIEVTGGGNFNNFNAGIAKPVTGALVLGGGSAANYTLAQPAGLTADVAKANLTVVSADVVDRAYNGTTIATIANAVLDGIVAEDEAAVTIVAGTFAQATPGTDIAVSNLVLSGTAAGNYTVTQPEGLSGDITASTLTLSGAAAQNKVYDGTTAATITGTLSGIAPGDIVTFTGTGTFASSAVANGVEVTPTITLGGEDAMYYTLIQPTGLTANITKKTLTISGLTADNKVYNKTTTATLSGNAVLVGVLNNDDVSLDGIPVANFNNFNVGIAKPVTVTGYTLANDNSNYMLAQPTGLTANITAKPLTLNGGTVTTKTYNATTAATVTGTLVGVEPGDVVTANTGTFASANAGTQNVTVLLAGANAGNYTLTQPSPLLTGTINKATLTVTADNKSKTVNAANPALTISYSGFAGSDNAADDADFTPPTLTTTAVTGSAVGAYPITFATTGDAMNYNMTYVAGNLLVNAAELTVFTGTLWSNAITDNAPNNYNPYTIGDVVATSTTGSPAVPVGTNIISVSGIGRGPGAVATAGSGRYNANSWNTTTLDATAYFTFTITPVPGFKVNLSQLSYTGQVSSAINGFALRSSLDNFATDIAGAGVSGNISLAVAAYQNLTGPIEFRLYAWGGTNMGNTFSVNDFSFTGSVAKVPAAAILPVISNITSNTTTVTATYGTAASFDTNVNADATPTVTFSAVFPTGVNGKASIDPATGIITFNDDIDASATPYSISVNSKSYFNTVTTPATNGDTKILKLKVNKKEQDITFDTTPSPLPDNMQPGYVFTLESNVAEGLPVAAWASSNTGVATVVNNGDGTATVTIVGAGSANIIASNAGNGNYNAFNGTAVSVNITTLTTTPDTIGLVGYNGQPTVAVGLDNITAGNLSPASGDLTVTVTDGTDYFEVSNTSGSGFDAAFAYAYTSASFNTNNPAIYVRLKDGLAIGSYTGTITISGGGTATTVALNGAIQDAPVLTTSGAAYGPYCAGTDNNISLYFTTEGNLPAGSFYVQVSDAMGNFPPGFTNIISAASAASPITATLGDDLAAGNYRVRVVHYSDGSLLTASMANNGSDIVINAKPTLTSVQVAVNCAGAASEVSLTGLLPDTALTIDYIIGADAHTATVTSDAGGNASFEVTLGGVNDGQLLTVTSVTRTDVTPSCPAAFTVSTTIVIGANTWTGAAGTSDWNDANNWSCGNVPTQYIRAVIAAGANQPEITGNDTVAVASLTIEDGANMIVRSGSNITVTNAVVVAEGGTFTLENNANLIQINDVDNTGDITVIKNSAPMFRLDYALWSSPVTGGSLVEFSPLTLPNRFYHYNPLSDAYATVPGTTLFEEGTGYLIRVANTHPAYAAGQLGTPWTGTFEGTPNNGDVNVAVTPANGTLGGYNAVGNPYPSPINIAAFYAANANNLGDDTSLYFWRKKNDEATSCYASLTLSGYTANSGNMFGDSSNGVFNNPDESDTWVINPGQGFIVQADGNTIAFNNQMRVAVNNNQQFRNAQDETNTGSRLWLNITGASGEFHQALVAYTNNTTLGLDYGWDGKALTDGTVAIYSLAGESKLGIQARPAFDAADVVPMGYKATTAGSYTITLDHMDGVFAQNQNVYLKDNLFGTTHNLKVSAYEFATEAGTFENRFDVVYAEELGTDIPAVDANSIIVYKQGSSINISSGTTDMTGVTIYDLRGRMLYSQDGINASETVISGLQAQEQMLIVEVTTLKGKVSKKIIF, encoded by the coding sequence ATGATGAAACTATTACATCAAAGCGCACTAAAAGGCCTTTTCACGCTGGGTCTTTTTTTGACAGCCATGGTCTCATGGGGGCAGGTCCTGATCAGCGCCCATAATACCGATTTCACCACCAGCCTCAACGGCTGGAACGGAACGCTTCCGTCAGGGTTTACCTGGTCGGGGGGTAACTACGTTGGGACCGCTTCGGCCACAAACGGAGGAGTATATGCTATTTCCAATGCAGGCTTTGGTTACAGGGCTTCAAGCTCTGTGACGAACTGTACGCTGACAGGGACATTTAAGAATACAACAGGGACGGCGATAACATCGCTCGAAATTGAGTATAAGGCTTTTACGATCAGCGATGATTCCAGGGTTAATGCCTGGACGGTAACCTCATCCCTGGGCAGCGTATCCGGCCTTACCTGGAACCAGACAGAAACGAATACCCCATCATCCCCGGCGTTAAAAACCGTTACCCTTACGGGGCTTAACATTGCCAACAACGGAACTTTTACCGTAACGTGGACAGGAGACAGGGGAACGGGCAGCGGCTCATCCCCTCTTATAGGTGTAAAGGATATCCGTGTAAAATCGTTACCATCATTTTCCACATCTTCAGACATTATCCGTAATACTTCATTCACAGAACCTGCGAACATTAACTACATTAGCTACCAGGGAACTGATATTACTGCTGCCAACTCGATAGAAGTAGGTAAGTTTGACATTCGTGATGGCGGGGGCTCTGCTGACTCAGACACTAACGGCACCATCCTTTCAGGGATCACTTTTACCGTTACGAACAACGCACCCATAAAAAGGCTTGCCCTATATGACGGCGCTACAGAAGTTGGGGAGATCGCGCTTTCTTCTGCAACGGCTGCATTTACAGGAATCTCGCTTACCGCTCCAGATGGAGGCACCAAGACATTTTCATTACGTGCCATATTCAATGCGACAGTAACCGATAACACTGCATTTTCATTTGCAGTAACAGGCGTAACTACAGGAGCTGGCAGCTCTGCATTTACAGCCGCTACAACAGGCGGTACCGTTAAGACACTGAACACCGGCGATAATAATAAGATTGAAGTAACAGCCGACAGGCTGGCATTCGGCACACAGCCTGCAACTACTACCGTGAATGCCGCAATGGCCAACGTTACCGTTAAGGCCGTAGATGCCAACAACAGTACCGACCTTGATTATTCAGGATCTGTTGCGCTTACTTCGTCAGGTACTTTAACAGGCGCACCGGTAACTGTTGCCGTAGCAGCCGGAACCGGTATTGCTACCTTTACAGGGCTTACGCACACCGTGGGTGGGACTGGGCTAATACTTACCGCACAGCGTGCCGCTACCAACGACTGGAGCGTTACCAGTAATACTTTCACCATTAATAAGCTAAGCCAGACGATAAGCGGCTTTACAAGCAATATCACCAAAATCTACGGCGATGCCGATTTTACCCTTGGTGCAACAGCATCATCAGGCCTTGATGTGGTTTATACCAGTTCTGATGAGAGCGTGGCTACTATTACAGGCAACACGGTTACCATACTAAAAAACGGAACCATAACAATTACGGCTACACAGCCGGGCAACGGTGTTTACAGCACCGCGGCTTCTGTCCCGAGGACGCTTACCGTTAGCAAAAAACAGCTCACCGTAACAGGCGCTGTTGCCCAAAGTAAAATATACGACGGAAGCGTTGATGCTGTTATAACAGGCGCTGCCCTATCCGGAGGTGTTGTAGGCAGCGATGACGTTACGCTTGATGCGCTTTACGTTGCCGAATTCAACAATAAGAATATTGGCACTGCAAAACCGGTAGAATCTGCTTTTCAGCTTGCAGGTGCGCAGGCCGGCCGTTACACCCTTACCGACCCTACAGGGCTTGCTGCAGATATCACGGCTAAAGAGCTTACCATTGCCGGGATCTCTATAGCCGATAAGGATTTTGATTCTGATACCGATGCAACTATCACAGGCATACCCGTACTTGTAGGCGTTGTAGGTTCTGAAGATGTTACCCTTAACTCTTCGGCTGCGATTGCAGTATTTGACAATATCGGGCCGAATGCCACTATCCCGGTTACGGTTTCAGGATATGCACTGAACGGAGTTGATAAGGCCAACTATACCCTAACGCAGCCACAAGGCCTTACTGCAAATATCAATGAGACAGGACTTGCCAACCAAACCATTACATTCAACGAACCGGATGCTGTAACCTACGGTGATGCTCCTTTTACCCTTAACGCCACAGCCAGCTCAGGGCTTACAGTAACGTATACCAGCTCTGACGAAAACGTAGCAACAGTTTCAGGAAACACTGTGACCATAACAGGATCGGGATCTGTTACCATTACCGCCTATCAGGAAGGTAACGGTACTTACAACCCCGCTTCTGCCGTAGCGCAGGGGCTTATGGTAAACAAAAAAACGATTACCGTTACAAATCCATCTATAACCGACAAGGTGTATGACAAAACTACATCGGCCCTAGCTACCGGTACGCTTTCAGGACTGGTAAGCAGCGATGAAGGCCTTGTTGGCCTTACCGGTGCCGGTATTTTTGCTTCGGATGACGTGGCGAACGGTATTGTTGTAACAACATACTATTCCATTTCCGGAACACGCGCTTATAACTATATCCTTACACAGCCGGGCGACCAGACAGGTAATATCCTTCCTGCGGAACTTACGCTTTCATCAGCAACGGCCGCCAATAAAGTATATGACGGCACCAACCCTGCTGTTATTAGCGGTACGCTAACCGGGATTTTTGCCGGTGATACCGTTACCTACAATGGTACAGGAACATTTGCAACCGTAGATGTTGCTACAGGTATCGAAGTTACATCAACTACAACACTTACCGGTGCTGATGCAGGTAACTACTACCTTACGCAGCCAACAGGCCTTACGGCTGACATTACCGCAAAAACAATTACTGTTACGGCTATAGCCGAAAACAAAGAATACGACCGCACAACAGATGCCGTAATAACAGTAACCGCCGTAAATGGCCTTGCTGTTGGCGATGTGGTTACCGCAATTGGCGCAGGCACTTTCAACAACTTCAATGTTGGTACAGACAAGCCAGTAACGATTGCCCTTACTTTAACAGGGGATGATGCCGCAAACTATACCCTAACACAGCCAACCGGCCTTACAGCTGATATCACAGCCAAAAACCTTACGGTTACAAGTGCTGATGTAATAGACAGGGCTTATAACGGGACGACCAACGCTACGATAACAAACGCCGTTCTTGATGGCATAGTTGCCGGCGATGAAGCTGCCGTAACTATAGTAGCAGGTACTTTTGCTCAGGCAGCCCCGGGTACGGATATTGCCGTTAGCAACCTGGTTTTATCAGGAACCGCTGCGGGTAATTATAGCCTTACACAGCCAACAGGACTTAGCGGAGATATTACCGGAACAGTAATTACACTTTCGGGCGCGGCGGCACAGAACAAAATATACGATGGTACAACTGATGCTGTTATTACAGGTACGCTTACAGGTGTTGCCCCGGGTGATATCGTAACCTTTACTGGCACGGGAACATTTGCCTCAAAGGATGTTGGCAATGGTATCGAAGTAACGCCATCGATCACGCTTGGTGGTGAAGACGCTATGTTTTATATACTTACACAGCCTACAGGCCTTACGGCAAACATCACTAAGAAAACGCTTACCGTTACTGCAACGGCTGAAAACAAAGTATATGACCGCACAACCGATGCTGTTATAACAGTAGCTTCTATAAACGGCATTGTTGACGGTGATGACATTGAAGTGACCGGAGGCGGTAACTTTAACAACTTTAACGCAGGTATAGCCAAGCCGGTAACCGGAGCCCTTGTTTTGGGTGGTGGCAGTGCTGCCAATTATACCCTTGCACAGCCTGCAGGCCTTACTGCCGATGTGGCTAAAGCAAACCTTACGGTTGTAAGCGCCGATGTAGTAGACAGGGCCTATAACGGAACTACCATTGCTACTATAGCAAATGCTGTTCTTGACGGCATTGTTGCCGAAGACGAAGCTGCTGTAACTATAGTAGCGGGTACTTTTGCACAGGCAACACCGGGTACAGACATTGCCGTTAGCAACCTTGTTTTATCGGGTACTGCAGCCGGAAACTATACCGTTACGCAGCCGGAAGGCCTTAGCGGGGATATTACCGCATCGACACTTACACTTTCGGGCGCGGCGGCACAGAACAAAGTATATGACGGCACTACTGCTGCCACCATCACAGGTACATTATCAGGCATTGCCCCGGGCGATATCGTAACCTTTACAGGTACGGGTACGTTTGCATCTTCAGCTGTTGCCAATGGTGTTGAAGTAACACCAACGATTACCCTTGGTGGTGAGGATGCTATGTACTATACCCTGATACAGCCAACAGGCCTTACGGCTAACATCACTAAGAAAACGCTTACCATCAGCGGGCTTACAGCTGACAATAAAGTATATAACAAGACTACTACAGCTACCCTTAGCGGAAATGCGGTGCTTGTTGGTGTGCTCAACAACGACGATGTTTCGTTAGACGGTATCCCGGTAGCCAACTTTAACAACTTTAATGTAGGTATAGCAAAACCGGTAACCGTTACAGGTTATACTCTCGCCAATGACAATTCGAACTACATGCTGGCACAGCCGACTGGACTTACAGCTAATATTACTGCCAAACCATTGACATTGAACGGTGGCACGGTAACAACTAAAACCTATAATGCCACAACAGCCGCCACGGTAACAGGTACTCTTGTAGGCGTTGAACCCGGCGACGTGGTTACTGCCAATACGGGAACATTTGCTTCGGCAAATGCCGGAACACAGAACGTAACTGTATTGCTTGCAGGAGCTAATGCAGGCAACTATACGCTTACTCAGCCGAGCCCGCTTCTTACCGGAACGATAAACAAAGCTACGCTTACTGTGACAGCGGATAATAAATCGAAAACAGTAAATGCCGCAAACCCTGCGCTTACCATAAGCTACTCAGGTTTTGCCGGCTCTGACAACGCTGCTGACGATGCCGACTTTACACCTCCGACACTTACTACTACTGCTGTTACAGGTTCGGCAGTGGGGGCCTACCCTATTACGTTTGCCACTACAGGCGATGCAATGAATTACAACATGACCTATGTGGCCGGCAATCTTTTGGTAAACGCAGCTGAATTGACCGTATTTACAGGAACCCTCTGGAGCAATGCGATCACTGATAACGCTCCGAACAATTATAACCCATATACCATAGGGGATGTTGTGGCAACAAGTACTACGGGCTCACCTGCAGTTCCTGTGGGTACGAATATCATAAGCGTAAGTGGTATCGGCCGCGGCCCCGGAGCTGTTGCTACCGCAGGCAGTGGCAGGTACAATGCCAATTCATGGAATACCACAACGCTGGATGCTACGGCTTACTTTACTTTTACTATTACGCCTGTACCAGGATTTAAGGTGAATTTAAGCCAGCTTTCTTACACAGGCCAGGTGAGCAGCGCTATCAATGGGTTCGCTCTAAGATCCAGCCTTGATAACTTTGCTACCGATATTGCCGGTGCAGGAGTAAGCGGAAACATATCGCTTGCGGTAGCGGCATACCAAAACCTGACGGGCCCTATAGAATTCCGACTCTATGCCTGGGGTGGTACAAACATGGGAAATACATTTAGTGTGAACGATTTCAGCTTTACAGGATCTGTTGCTAAAGTCCCTGCGGCGGCAATATTGCCGGTGATCAGTAATATTACTTCCAATACCACTACCGTTACCGCAACCTATGGCACAGCGGCAAGCTTTGACACTAACGTGAATGCCGATGCTACCCCAACGGTAACTTTCAGCGCTGTTTTCCCAACAGGTGTTAATGGAAAAGCTTCGATAGACCCGGCAACAGGCATCATTACATTCAATGATGACATTGACGCTTCCGCAACGCCATACAGCATTTCGGTAAATTCGAAAAGCTATTTCAATACCGTGACGACCCCTGCAACCAACGGCGATACGAAAATATTAAAGCTGAAGGTGAACAAGAAGGAACAGGATATTACTTTCGATACCACACCAAGTCCGCTACCGGACAATATGCAGCCGGGATATGTATTTACATTAGAATCTAACGTGGCTGAAGGACTTCCTGTAGCTGCATGGGCCAGCTCGAATACAGGTGTAGCCACAGTGGTAAACAACGGCGACGGTACTGCAACGGTAACTATCGTTGGTGCAGGATCTGCTAATATTATTGCATCGAACGCCGGCAATGGCAACTACAATGCATTCAACGGAACTGCTGTCTCGGTTAACATCACAACGCTTACAACAACACCGGATACTATCGGCCTTGTTGGCTACAACGGCCAGCCTACGGTAGCTGTCGGCCTTGACAACATTACGGCAGGCAACCTTAGCCCGGCAAGCGGTGACCTTACTGTAACCGTGACTGACGGAACTGATTATTTTGAAGTCTCAAATACGTCCGGTTCAGGTTTCGATGCTGCTTTTGCTTATGCTTACACCAGTGCAAGCTTTAATACAAATAACCCTGCCATCTATGTACGATTGAAAGATGGACTTGCCATAGGAAGCTATACCGGAACGATCACCATATCCGGTGGCGGCACTGCAACTACCGTTGCGCTGAACGGAGCGATTCAGGATGCGCCGGTACTAACCACTTCGGGTGCTGCTTACGGCCCTTACTGTGCAGGTACCGACAACAACATCAGTCTATACTTTACAACAGAAGGCAACCTGCCGGCAGGAAGCTTCTATGTTCAGGTATCCGATGCAATGGGCAACTTCCCTCCTGGCTTCACTAACATAATAAGTGCCGCTTCGGCTGCAAGCCCGATAACAGCTACGCTTGGCGATGACCTGGCAGCAGGAAATTACAGGGTGCGCGTGGTACACTACTCTGACGGATCGCTGCTTACTGCAAGCATGGCGAATAACGGAAGCGATATCGTGATCAATGCTAAACCAACGCTTACAAGTGTGCAGGTAGCAGTGAACTGTGCGGGAGCTGCCTCGGAAGTTTCGCTTACAGGCCTGCTGCCGGATACAGCGCTTACCATCGACTATATCATCGGTGCCGATGCCCATACTGCTACAGTAACTTCGGATGCCGGAGGTAACGCTTCTTTTGAGGTTACCCTTGGGGGAGTGAATGACGGCCAACTGCTTACAGTAACTTCGGTTACAAGGACAGATGTAACACCATCATGCCCGGCGGCCTTTACGGTTTCGACTACAATAGTTATAGGCGCCAACACATGGACAGGCGCTGCCGGGACATCTGACTGGAACGATGCCAACAACTGGTCGTGCGGTAACGTACCTACACAATATATACGCGCTGTAATTGCCGCCGGTGCAAACCAGCCGGAAATTACAGGCAATGATACCGTTGCGGTTGCCAGCCTTACTATAGAAGATGGGGCTAATATGATCGTACGCTCAGGAAGCAACATTACTGTAACGAATGCAGTTGTTGTAGCTGAAGGAGGGACATTTACATTGGAGAACAATGCGAACCTCATCCAGATAAATGATGTAGATAATACAGGTGATATCACTGTGATAAAAAACAGTGCGCCAATGTTCAGGCTTGACTATGCACTATGGTCGTCTCCTGTTACCGGCGGATCGCTTGTAGAATTCTCTCCGCTAACGCTGCCCAACCGTTTTTACCACTACAACCCGCTAAGCGATGCTTATGCTACAGTGCCGGGAACCACATTGTTTGAAGAAGGTACGGGCTACCTTATCCGCGTGGCGAACACCCACCCTGCTTATGCAGCAGGCCAGTTAGGGACACCATGGACCGGTACTTTTGAAGGGACACCAAACAATGGTGATGTAAATGTAGCCGTTACTCCTGCCAACGGAACATTAGGCGGATACAACGCTGTAGGTAACCCTTACCCATCGCCTATCAATATCGCCGCTTTCTATGCGGCCAATGCCAACAACCTTGGTGATGATACATCATTATATTTCTGGAGGAAGAAAAATGATGAAGCTACATCGTGCTATGCCTCGCTGACACTTTCAGGATATACCGCAAACAGCGGCAACATGTTTGGCGACAGCAGTAACGGTGTTTTCAATAACCCTGATGAAAGCGACACCTGGGTGATCAACCCCGGCCAGGGCTTTATTGTTCAGGCAGACGGCAACACCATAGCATTCAATAACCAAATGCGTGTAGCAGTAAACAACAACCAGCAGTTCAGGAATGCACAGGATGAAACCAATACAGGCTCACGCCTTTGGCTAAACATTACCGGCGCTTCGGGCGAGTTCCACCAGGCACTGGTAGCCTATACTAACAATACTACACTTGGCCTTGACTATGGCTGGGACGGAAAAGCGCTTACTGACGGTACTGTAGCGATATACTCCCTTGCGGGTGAATCAAAACTGGGTATACAGGCAAGGCCGGCCTTTGATGCAGCCGATGTTGTACCAATGGGCTACAAGGCCACTACGGCAGGCAGCTATACCATTACCCTTGACCACATGGACGGGGTGTTTGCACAGAATCAAAACGTTTATTTGAAAGACAATCTGTTTGGCACAACGCACAACCTTAAGGTTAGCGCTTATGAATTTGCTACCGAAGCAGGTACATTCGAAAACAGGTTTGACGTGGTGTATGCCGAAGAACTTGGTACTGATATCCCTGCCGTTGATGCCAACAGTATCATAGTGTACAAACAGGGCAGCAGCATAAACATCAGCTCAGGCACTACAGACATGACCGGCGTTACGATATATGACCTTAGGGGCAGGATGCTTTACAGCCAGGACGGCATCAACGCGTCCGAAACTGTAATAAGCGGGCTTCAGGCGCAGGAGCAGATGCTTATTGTTGAAGTGACAACCCTTAAAGGCAAAGTAAGCAAAAAGATCATCTTCTAA